One genomic window of Streptomyces sp. NBC_01276 includes the following:
- a CDS encoding tyrosine-protein phosphatase codes for MTATPSTTVANLRDLGGTPLAGGRSVRPGLVLRSGALDRLDLDADPAVAALGLRTVIDLRSDAERADHPDRIPEGARLLVRDVLADKMNEGRMPAATQLKDLLADPAVAEEHLGGGKAQALFGSVYRSFVSTSSAHAAYRTLLAEAADPQAGPLLFHCTAGKDRTGWGATVILALLGADEDTLMAEYLSVNPAVKAAFAPMIEGFTAEGGDPDIALALIGVFPSYLEAGLDEVRVRYGSMEKYVREGLGVPDETVEALRAGLIV; via the coding sequence ATGACCGCCACCCCCTCCACCACCGTCGCCAACCTCCGCGACCTCGGGGGCACCCCGCTCGCCGGCGGCCGCAGCGTCCGCCCGGGCCTCGTACTGCGTTCGGGCGCCCTCGACCGGCTCGACCTCGACGCCGACCCGGCGGTGGCCGCGCTCGGGCTGCGCACGGTCATCGACCTCCGCAGCGACGCCGAGCGCGCCGACCACCCCGACCGGATACCGGAAGGGGCCCGGCTGCTGGTGCGCGACGTGCTCGCCGACAAGATGAACGAGGGCCGGATGCCCGCCGCCACCCAGCTCAAGGACCTCCTCGCCGATCCGGCGGTCGCGGAGGAGCACCTGGGCGGCGGCAAGGCGCAGGCCCTGTTCGGCTCGGTGTACCGCTCGTTCGTCTCCACCTCCTCCGCGCACGCCGCGTACCGCACGCTGCTCGCGGAGGCCGCCGACCCGCAGGCTGGTCCCCTGCTGTTCCACTGCACGGCGGGCAAGGACCGTACGGGCTGGGGCGCGACGGTGATCCTCGCGCTGCTCGGCGCCGACGAGGACACCCTGATGGCCGAATACCTGTCGGTGAACCCGGCGGTGAAGGCGGCCTTCGCCCCGATGATCGAGGGATTCACGGCGGAGGGCGGGGACCCGGACATCGCGCTGGCGCTGATCGGGGTGTTCCCCTCCTACCTGGAGGCGGGGCTCGACGAGGTGCGCGTCCGGTACGGCTCGATGGAGAAGTACGTGCGCGAGGGCCTGGGCGTCCCGGACGAGACGGTCGAGGCGCTGCGCGCCGGGCTGATCGTCTGA
- a CDS encoding rhomboid-like protein, which yields MKPLPRSWSSPLGALYTGGVQLGSHALERLGPAERERVLRACSTNVDNLDAGRWETLLTSACVVEEPMPLPYALLLLAVLGYAEYAYGAWWTAAVFLFGHTAATLLVYGALRRTADRETRRALDVGASYGLNAVLGALTSALPRGAVRNVARAGLLALAVRPVLRRERTFTDAGHLVALGIGIGVSVAADRLSGSRHRKIALT from the coding sequence GTGAAGCCACTGCCACGGTCATGGTCATCGCCGCTGGGCGCGCTCTACACGGGCGGGGTGCAGCTCGGTTCGCACGCCCTGGAACGGCTGGGTCCGGCGGAGCGCGAGCGGGTGCTGCGAGCCTGCTCGACCAACGTCGACAACCTCGACGCGGGACGCTGGGAAACCCTGCTGACCAGCGCCTGCGTGGTCGAGGAGCCGATGCCGCTGCCCTACGCCCTCCTGCTGCTCGCGGTACTGGGCTACGCGGAGTACGCGTACGGCGCCTGGTGGACGGCCGCCGTGTTCCTCTTCGGCCACACCGCCGCCACCCTCCTCGTCTACGGGGCACTGCGGCGCACCGCCGACCGCGAGACCCGCCGGGCCCTGGACGTGGGCGCGAGCTACGGGCTCAACGCCGTGCTCGGCGCCCTGACCTCGGCCCTGCCGCGCGGGGCCGTGCGCAACGTGGCGCGGGCCGGCCTGCTGGCGCTCGCCGTGCGGCCGGTGCTGCGGCGGGAGCGGACCTTCACCGACGCGGGGCACCTGGTGGCCCTGGGCATCGGGATCGGGGTCTCGGTCGCCGCCGATCGTCTTTCCGGATCGCGTCATCGGAAAATCGCCCTAACGTGA
- a CDS encoding PepSY-associated TM helix domain-containing protein — MSLDELRGVPARDPEAPAEAPAEASADASAGTPAEAPAPSARRTGGGGWAALRPLLLRMHFYAGLLIAPLLFLAATTGLLYAGSWQAEKILYSHELTVPHVGEASVPLSTQVKAARGAVPEGKVLGVWPAPEADATTRVIMERPGLEEGKTLTVFVDPYTADVRGQLTTAGDALPLRAWLSEFHAGLQLGEFGRNYSELAASWLWVVALGGLALWIGRRRSRRADLVLPDRKATGRRKTLSWHGTVGLWAAIGLVGLSATGLTWSKYAGENIGQLQDRLGGATPSVAATLAGGAAGGSDEHAGHVMTEGMEMPPPPPTADIGIDRAVAAARGAGVTESLRVTLPAKGKGYVVKENDKTLPVHLDSVAVDPADGRIMDELRFADYPLLAQLTRFGIDLHMGLTFGIANQIALAALALAVMFLVVWGYRMWWMRRPTKERRLSAGRAQPRGAWRKLPVTTLLPFAGVTAAVGWFVPLLGISLVAFLAVDVVLGFVAARRHPAGAPRG, encoded by the coding sequence ATGTCCCTCGACGAGCTCCGGGGCGTTCCCGCCCGGGACCCCGAAGCCCCTGCCGAAGCCCCTGCCGAAGCCTCGGCCGACGCCTCGGCCGGCACCCCTGCCGAAGCCCCGGCCCCGTCCGCGCGGCGCACGGGCGGGGGCGGCTGGGCCGCCCTGCGCCCGCTGCTCCTGCGCATGCACTTCTACGCCGGCCTGCTCATAGCCCCGCTGCTGTTCCTCGCCGCCACCACCGGCCTGCTGTACGCCGGGTCCTGGCAGGCCGAGAAGATCCTCTACTCCCACGAGCTGACGGTGCCCCACGTCGGCGAGGCCTCCGTACCGCTCAGCACCCAGGTCAAGGCCGCCCGCGGCGCCGTGCCCGAAGGCAAGGTGCTCGGCGTCTGGCCCGCGCCCGAGGCCGACGCGACCACCCGGGTGATCATGGAGCGTCCGGGGCTGGAGGAGGGCAAGACCCTCACCGTCTTCGTCGACCCGTACACCGCCGACGTGCGCGGACAGCTCACCACCGCCGGTGACGCGCTGCCGCTGCGCGCCTGGCTGAGCGAGTTCCACGCCGGCCTGCAGCTCGGCGAGTTCGGCCGTAACTACAGCGAGCTCGCCGCGAGCTGGCTGTGGGTGGTCGCGCTGGGCGGACTCGCGCTGTGGATCGGCCGTCGCCGCTCCCGCAGGGCCGACCTCGTCCTGCCCGACCGCAAGGCCACCGGCCGCCGCAAGACCCTGTCCTGGCACGGAACCGTCGGACTGTGGGCCGCCATCGGCCTCGTGGGCCTCTCCGCCACCGGCCTGACCTGGTCGAAGTACGCGGGCGAGAACATCGGGCAGCTCCAGGACCGGCTCGGCGGGGCCACCCCCTCCGTGGCCGCCACCCTCGCCGGGGGCGCCGCGGGCGGCTCCGACGAGCACGCCGGGCACGTCATGACCGAGGGCATGGAGATGCCCCCGCCGCCGCCCACCGCCGACATCGGCATCGACCGGGCGGTGGCCGCCGCCCGGGGCGCCGGGGTCACCGAGAGCCTGCGTGTGACCCTGCCCGCCAAGGGCAAGGGCTACGTCGTCAAGGAGAACGACAAGACCCTGCCGGTGCACCTGGACTCGGTCGCCGTGGACCCCGCCGACGGCCGGATCATGGACGAACTGCGCTTCGCCGACTACCCGCTCCTCGCCCAGCTGACCCGCTTCGGCATCGACCTCCACATGGGCCTCACCTTCGGGATCGCCAACCAGATCGCCCTGGCCGCGCTCGCCCTCGCGGTGATGTTCCTCGTGGTGTGGGGCTACCGGATGTGGTGGATGCGCCGGCCCACCAAGGAACGCCGGCTCTCCGCGGGCCGCGCGCAGCCGCGCGGTGCCTGGCGGAAGCTGCCGGTGACCACGCTGCTCCCGTTCGCCGGCGTGACGGCGGCCGTCGGCTGGTTCGTCCCGCTGCTCGGGATCAGCCTGGTGGCGTTCCTCGCGGTCGACGTGGTCCTCGGCTTCGTGGCGGCCCGCCGCCACCCGGCCGGGGCGCCGCGGGGCTGA
- a CDS encoding winged helix-turn-helix domain-containing protein, with amino-acid sequence MANTRSLASAASAATSAPPAFPPSPRHRLRSVDRNEVARVVDLLPPGATWLPAPQHTLPALPGQPPMVGYLVLVPADQHPIAFAPQSVPAPAAPAGAASASPAVAGDALVRIDPAQRTAEVDGEVLDLTYLEFELLAHLVAHPHRVHSRDQLVTTVWGYGHVGDGRTVDVHIARLRRKLGAAHRGAIQTVRRVGYKYAP; translated from the coding sequence ATGGCGAACACCCGTTCCCTCGCTTCTGCCGCTTCCGCTGCGACCTCCGCTCCCCCGGCCTTCCCCCCCAGTCCGCGCCACCGGCTGCGGTCCGTGGACCGGAACGAGGTGGCCCGGGTCGTGGACCTGCTCCCGCCCGGCGCCACCTGGCTGCCCGCGCCCCAGCACACCCTGCCTGCACTGCCGGGCCAGCCGCCGATGGTCGGCTACCTGGTCCTCGTACCGGCCGACCAGCACCCGATCGCCTTCGCCCCGCAGTCCGTTCCCGCCCCCGCCGCTCCGGCCGGAGCCGCGTCCGCCTCCCCGGCGGTCGCCGGTGACGCGCTCGTGCGCATCGACCCGGCGCAGCGCACCGCCGAGGTCGACGGCGAGGTGCTGGACCTGACGTACCTGGAGTTCGAACTGCTCGCCCACCTGGTCGCCCACCCGCACCGGGTCCACAGCCGGGACCAGCTGGTGACCACGGTCTGGGGCTACGGCCACGTCGGCGACGGCCGGACGGTCGACGTCCACATCGCCCGGCTGCGCCGCAAGCTGGGCGCGGCGCACCGCGGCGCGATCCAGACCGTGCGCCGGGTGGGCTACAAGTACGCGCCCTGA
- the glnII gene encoding glutamine synthetase: MSYKAEYIWIDGTEPTAKLRSKTRILADGEALPTWGFDGSSTNQAEGHASDRVLQPVFSCPDPIRGGAHVLVLCEVLNIDMTPHETNMRALLRPVAEKFAAQAPIFGIEQEYTFFDGARPLGFPVNGFPAAQGGYYCGVGSDEIFGRDIVEKHLDHCLAAGLSISGINAEVMPGQWEFQVGPVGPLEVSDQLWIARWLLYRTAEDFNVSATLNPKPVKGDWNGAGAHTNFSTKAMREDYRAIISACEALGEGSKPLDHVKNYGAGIDERLTGLHETAPWNEFSYGVSDRGASVRIPWQVEKDGKGYIEDRRPNANVDPYVVTRLITDTCCAGLEKDGLV; the protein is encoded by the coding sequence GTGAGCTACAAGGCTGAGTACATCTGGATCGACGGCACCGAGCCGACGGCGAAGCTTCGCTCCAAGACCAGGATCCTGGCGGACGGCGAGGCACTGCCGACCTGGGGCTTCGACGGGTCGAGCACCAACCAGGCCGAGGGCCACGCCTCCGACCGCGTGCTCCAGCCGGTGTTCTCCTGCCCGGACCCGATCCGCGGCGGCGCCCACGTCCTCGTCCTGTGCGAGGTGCTGAACATCGACATGACCCCGCACGAGACGAACATGCGCGCACTGCTGCGCCCCGTCGCCGAGAAGTTCGCCGCGCAGGCTCCGATCTTCGGCATCGAGCAGGAGTACACCTTCTTCGACGGGGCCCGTCCGCTCGGATTCCCCGTCAACGGCTTCCCGGCGGCGCAGGGCGGCTACTACTGCGGTGTCGGCTCGGACGAGATCTTCGGCCGGGACATCGTCGAGAAGCACCTCGACCACTGCCTGGCCGCGGGCCTGAGCATCTCCGGCATCAACGCCGAGGTCATGCCGGGCCAGTGGGAGTTCCAGGTCGGCCCGGTCGGCCCGCTGGAGGTCTCCGACCAGCTGTGGATCGCGCGCTGGCTGCTGTACCGCACCGCCGAGGACTTCAACGTGTCGGCGACGCTGAACCCCAAGCCGGTCAAGGGCGACTGGAACGGCGCGGGCGCCCACACCAACTTCTCGACGAAGGCGATGCGCGAGGACTACCGCGCGATCATCTCCGCGTGCGAGGCGCTGGGCGAGGGCAGCAAGCCGCTGGACCACGTCAAGAACTACGGCGCCGGCATCGACGAGCGCCTGACGGGCCTGCACGAGACGGCCCCGTGGAACGAGTTCAGCTACGGCGTCTCCGACCGCGGCGCGTCGGTCCGCATCCCGTGGCAGGTGGAGAAGGACGGCAAGGGCTACATCGAGGACCGCCGTCCGAACGCGAACGTGGACCCGTACGTGGTGACCCGGCTGATCACCGACACCTGCTGCGCCGGCCTGGAGAAGGACGGCCTGGTCTGA
- a CDS encoding Gfo/Idh/MocA family protein, which translates to MNSAGERPEGVSGRTRPRVGLLGTGPWAHRTHAPALAAHAGSEFAGVWGRRPEAAAALAREYGVKVYEDPDALFADCDVVAFALPPDVQAPLAVRAAAAGCHLLLDKPVATTVGDARAVAEAATRHGVASVVFLTLRFAEPTAGWVTEQAGRTGWFTASAHWLGAVFAPDGAPGAYADSPWRKAKGGLWDVGPHALSVLIPVLGEVTTVTAARGPSDLVQLSLRHASGAASTAVLSLGAPRAAAGVGLELRGAEGVFALPDWSDVPGAYGRALDALLTAARTGVPDPRDARFGARLTEILAEAEGQLR; encoded by the coding sequence TTGAACTCCGCCGGTGAGCGGCCCGAAGGTGTTTCCGGCCGAACCCGCCCCCGGGTCGGGCTGCTGGGCACCGGCCCCTGGGCCCACCGCACCCACGCCCCCGCCCTCGCCGCCCACGCCGGCTCCGAGTTCGCCGGAGTGTGGGGCCGCCGCCCCGAAGCGGCGGCCGCGCTGGCCCGGGAGTACGGCGTGAAGGTGTACGAAGACCCCGACGCGCTGTTCGCGGACTGTGACGTCGTGGCCTTCGCCCTGCCCCCGGACGTCCAGGCCCCGCTCGCCGTCCGCGCCGCCGCCGCCGGCTGCCACCTGCTGCTCGACAAACCCGTCGCCACCACCGTCGGGGACGCCCGCGCCGTGGCCGAGGCCGCCACCCGGCACGGCGTCGCCTCCGTCGTCTTCCTCACCCTCCGCTTCGCCGAGCCCACCGCCGGATGGGTCACCGAACAGGCGGGCCGGACCGGGTGGTTCACCGCCTCCGCGCACTGGCTCGGCGCGGTCTTCGCGCCCGACGGCGCGCCCGGCGCCTACGCCGACTCGCCCTGGCGCAAGGCCAAGGGAGGCCTGTGGGACGTCGGCCCCCACGCGCTGTCCGTACTGATCCCGGTCCTCGGCGAGGTCACCACCGTCACCGCCGCCCGCGGCCCCTCCGACCTGGTGCAGCTGTCCCTGCGGCACGCCTCGGGCGCCGCCAGCACCGCCGTCCTCAGCCTGGGCGCACCGCGCGCCGCCGCCGGGGTGGGGCTGGAACTGCGCGGGGCCGAGGGCGTCTTCGCCCTGCCCGACTGGAGCGACGTACCCGGCGCCTACGGCCGCGCCCTGGACGCCCTCCTCACCGCGGCCCGCACCGGCGTCCCGGACCCCCGCGACGCGCGGTTCGGCGCCCGCCTGACGGAGATCCTGGCGGAGGCGGAGGGGCAGCTGCGCTAG
- a CDS encoding ArsC/Spx/MgsR family protein has translation MEIWINPACSKCRSALTLLDAEGAEYTVRRYLEDVPSEAEIREVLGRLGLEPWDITRTSDPLAKETGVRDLPREATEPARQAWITHLAAHPKLIQRPIITAEDGTALIARSDDAVHEALSRRG, from the coding sequence ATGGAGATCTGGATCAATCCCGCCTGCTCGAAGTGCCGTAGCGCACTGACCCTGCTGGACGCGGAGGGCGCCGAGTACACCGTGCGCCGGTACCTGGAGGACGTGCCGTCCGAGGCCGAGATCCGCGAGGTGCTGGGACGCCTGGGCCTGGAGCCGTGGGACATCACGCGCACCTCCGACCCCCTCGCGAAGGAGACCGGCGTACGGGACCTGCCGCGCGAGGCGACGGAACCGGCCCGGCAGGCCTGGATCACCCACCTGGCGGCCCACCCGAAGCTCATCCAGCGCCCGATCATCACCGCCGAGGACGGCACGGCCCTGATCGCCCGCTCCGACGACGCCGTCCACGAGGCCCTGTCCCGGAGGGGGTGA
- a CDS encoding nuclease: MSMLLIRGTFRATGSKPDGDTITFTPDDVTDWKRVPGDHQVLPKADGRASIRLEAIDALETHYGDDDSGVQHQPLDLAHSAANELLTWLGFTQFVRDDRETITSTTPETVPGYILTGGADVFGRCVALVGRRTPPVFNGYEIEVDDRQLRNTANHHLVSLGLAYPTFYTGFPDHLRASLTLAAQAARSSTPKKGVWERDRTTDGAEVTGMSSLTADAGAVILPKLFRRLKDYLDLNPAAPALGCFRAFLAGAADRFYLQGQPEPLTGLHRIVEVDTTLQTVKMTHPVEDITFDEK; the protein is encoded by the coding sequence ATGTCCATGCTGCTCATCAGAGGAACCTTCCGCGCCACGGGCTCCAAGCCGGACGGCGACACGATCACCTTCACCCCGGACGACGTGACCGACTGGAAGCGCGTACCGGGGGACCACCAGGTCCTGCCCAAGGCCGACGGCCGCGCCTCCATCCGGCTGGAGGCCATCGACGCGCTGGAGACCCACTACGGCGACGACGACTCCGGGGTGCAGCACCAGCCCCTGGACCTGGCCCACAGCGCCGCGAACGAGCTGCTGACCTGGCTCGGCTTCACCCAGTTCGTGCGCGACGACCGGGAAACCATCACCAGCACCACCCCCGAGACCGTGCCCGGCTACATCCTCACCGGCGGAGCCGACGTCTTCGGCCGGTGCGTGGCCCTGGTCGGCCGCAGGACCCCGCCCGTCTTCAACGGCTACGAGATCGAGGTCGACGACAGGCAGCTGAGGAACACCGCCAACCACCACCTGGTCAGCCTCGGCCTGGCCTACCCGACCTTCTACACCGGCTTCCCCGACCACCTGCGCGCCTCCCTCACCCTCGCGGCGCAGGCGGCGAGGAGCTCCACCCCCAAGAAGGGCGTGTGGGAGCGGGACCGGACGACCGACGGGGCCGAGGTCACCGGGATGTCCTCCCTCACGGCCGACGCCGGGGCGGTGATCCTCCCGAAGCTGTTCCGCCGGCTGAAGGACTACCTGGACCTCAACCCGGCGGCCCCCGCCCTCGGCTGCTTCCGCGCCTTCCTCGCCGGGGCCGCGGACCGGTTCTACCTCCAGGGACAGCCGGAGCCGCTCACCGGTCTGCACCGCATCGTCGAGGTCGACACGACCCTGCAGACCGTGAAGATGACCCACCCGGTCGAAGACATCACCTTCGACGAGAAGTGA
- a CDS encoding PP2C family protein-serine/threonine phosphatase, producing the protein MRRGREDLGSLHGAPPPRWARLAPAVALVVLCFIQWLTPGTAELGYFLAALPAVAAFSYGAGGTAAFAVVVLVLLGVPALGVGHAHGSDLATVATVGLLSVVIALVRRRRDAQLVSVRTVAEAAQMAVLPPVPEQVGTVRCAALYRAAQRGTLVGGDLYDVRAGPYGVRAVVADVQGHGLTAVGTVVALLGAFREAVLDDPELTGVAARLDRRLTEDAAADSTPHPELFATAVLLEFPPGLDLVRIVSCGHPPVLLLRDFEVSEVKAEPGPPLGLGLAGTTLPPVTELPLLPGDRLLAHTDGVTEARDAAGFFYPLATRLPALSADPAGLVPAVWQDLEAFTRGGPGDDVALLMLSPERRLPGGPPGP; encoded by the coding sequence GTGAGACGCGGACGGGAGGACCTGGGCAGCCTGCACGGAGCACCGCCACCGCGCTGGGCCCGGCTCGCGCCCGCGGTGGCGCTGGTGGTGCTCTGCTTCATCCAGTGGCTGACGCCCGGGACGGCCGAACTGGGCTACTTCCTGGCCGCCCTGCCCGCCGTGGCCGCCTTCTCCTACGGGGCCGGCGGCACCGCCGCCTTCGCCGTCGTGGTGCTGGTGCTCCTCGGGGTACCCGCGCTCGGCGTCGGGCACGCCCACGGCTCGGACCTGGCGACCGTGGCCACCGTGGGGCTGCTCAGCGTGGTCATCGCCCTGGTGCGGCGGCGCCGGGACGCCCAGCTGGTGAGCGTCCGCACGGTCGCCGAGGCCGCCCAGATGGCGGTGCTGCCGCCGGTTCCGGAGCAGGTGGGCACGGTGCGCTGCGCCGCGCTCTACCGGGCGGCCCAGCGCGGCACGCTGGTCGGCGGCGACCTGTACGACGTACGGGCCGGACCGTACGGGGTGCGGGCGGTGGTGGCCGACGTGCAGGGGCACGGGCTGACGGCGGTCGGGACGGTCGTCGCCCTGCTCGGCGCCTTCCGGGAGGCGGTACTGGACGATCCGGAGCTGACCGGGGTCGCGGCCCGGCTGGACCGGCGGCTGACCGAGGACGCCGCGGCGGACTCCACTCCGCACCCGGAGCTGTTCGCCACGGCGGTGCTGCTGGAGTTCCCGCCCGGCCTGGACCTCGTGCGCATCGTGTCGTGCGGGCATCCCCCGGTCCTGCTCCTCCGGGACTTCGAGGTCTCGGAGGTGAAGGCGGAACCAGGACCTCCGCTGGGCCTGGGACTGGCCGGGACCACCCTCCCACCGGTGACCGAACTCCCCCTGCTGCCCGGCGACCGGCTCCTCGCCCACACGGACGGGGTCACCGAGGCCCGCGACGCGGCCGGGTTCTTCTACCCGCTGGCCACCCGCCTGCCGGCGCTGTCCGCCGACCCCGCGGGCCTGGTCCCGGCGGTGTGGCAGGACCTGGAGGCCTTCACCCGGGGCGGCCCGGGCGACGACGTGGCCCTGCTGATGCTGTCGCCCGAAAGGCGGTTGCCCGGTGGTCCGCCGGGTCCCTAG
- a CDS encoding VIT family protein, giving the protein MTDTQSAAISTRLNWLRAGVLGANDGIISTAGLVVGVAGATTSRTEILTAGVAGLLAGALSMAAGEYVSVSSQRDSERAALEVERRELAEEPEAELDELTGMLMDRGLDHAVAREAAEQLTERDALRAHARVELGIEPDELANPWHAAFASLVAFTVGAVLPLLAIVLPGPSGRVPVTVTAVLAALTLCGVVSARLGGAPVPRAVLRNVLGGALAMAVTYAVGTWLGTT; this is encoded by the coding sequence GTGACGGATACGCAGAGCGCCGCCATCAGTACCCGGCTGAACTGGCTGCGGGCCGGGGTGCTGGGCGCCAACGACGGGATCATCTCGACGGCCGGCCTGGTCGTGGGCGTGGCCGGCGCGACCACCTCGCGCACGGAGATCCTGACGGCGGGGGTGGCGGGCCTGCTGGCCGGGGCGCTGTCGATGGCGGCGGGGGAGTACGTGTCGGTGAGCTCGCAGCGGGACTCCGAGCGGGCGGCGCTGGAGGTGGAGCGGCGCGAACTGGCCGAGGAGCCGGAGGCGGAGCTCGACGAACTCACCGGGATGCTGATGGACCGGGGCCTGGACCACGCGGTGGCCCGGGAGGCGGCGGAGCAGCTGACGGAGCGGGACGCGCTGCGGGCGCACGCGCGGGTGGAGCTCGGCATCGAGCCGGACGAGCTGGCGAACCCGTGGCACGCGGCGTTCGCGAGCCTGGTGGCCTTCACGGTGGGGGCGGTGCTGCCGCTGCTGGCGATCGTCCTGCCGGGGCCGTCCGGGCGGGTGCCGGTCACGGTGACGGCCGTGCTGGCCGCGCTCACCCTGTGCGGGGTGGTCAGCGCCCGGCTGGGCGGGGCCCCGGTCCCGCGGGCGGTCCTGCGCAACGTCCTGGGCGGCGCGCTCGCCATGGCCGTCACCTACGCGGTGGGCACCTGGCTCGGCACCACCTGA
- a CDS encoding TIGR01777 family oxidoreductase, producing the protein MRIALTGSSGLIGKALVRSLHADGHDTVRFVRRAPAAPGEARWDPRAGYVDPAGLEGADAVVHLAGAGVGDHRWTAAYKKEIRDSRVLGTAAIARAVAALGSPPPVLVCGSAIGYYGDTGDRPVDETAPAGTGFLPSVCVDWEAAAAPARAAGIRTVFARTGLVVAADGGAWGKLFPVFRAGIGGRLGNGRQYWSYISLDDEIAALRHIIDTPALTGPVNLTAPHPLTNREVTAVMGRVLHRPTVCAVPAPVMRLALGEFAGDVLGSQRVLPARLLESGFAFRHPGIEESIRAALA; encoded by the coding sequence ATGCGTATCGCCCTCACCGGATCCTCCGGACTCATCGGCAAGGCCCTCGTGCGCTCCCTCCACGCCGACGGCCACGACACCGTCCGCTTCGTGCGCCGCGCGCCCGCCGCCCCCGGTGAGGCGCGCTGGGACCCTCGCGCCGGATACGTCGACCCCGCCGGTCTCGAAGGCGCCGACGCCGTCGTGCACCTGGCCGGGGCCGGGGTCGGGGACCACCGCTGGACGGCCGCGTACAAGAAGGAGATCCGCGACAGCCGGGTCCTCGGTACGGCCGCGATCGCCCGGGCGGTGGCCGCCCTCGGCAGCCCGCCACCGGTCCTGGTCTGCGGTTCCGCCATCGGCTACTACGGCGACACCGGCGACCGCCCCGTCGACGAGACCGCCCCCGCCGGGACCGGCTTCCTGCCCTCGGTCTGCGTGGACTGGGAGGCCGCCGCCGCCCCCGCCCGCGCCGCCGGGATCCGGACCGTGTTCGCCCGCACCGGGCTGGTGGTCGCGGCCGACGGCGGGGCCTGGGGCAAGTTGTTCCCCGTCTTCCGCGCGGGCATCGGCGGCCGGCTCGGCAACGGCCGCCAGTACTGGTCGTACATCTCCCTGGACGACGAGATCGCCGCGCTGCGGCACATCATCGACACCCCTGCCCTCACCGGCCCCGTGAACCTCACCGCTCCCCACCCCCTGACCAACCGTGAGGTCACCGCCGTGATGGGCCGCGTGCTGCACCGCCCCACGGTGTGCGCCGTGCCCGCCCCCGTGATGCGTCTGGCGCTCGGGGAGTTCGCCGGGGACGTGCTGGGCAGTCAGCGCGTGCTGCCCGCACGCCTGTTGGAGTCGGGCTTCGCCTTCCGGCACCCGGGGATCGAGGAGTCGATCAGGGCAGCGCTGGCGTAG